In one Elephas maximus indicus isolate mEleMax1 chromosome 9, mEleMax1 primary haplotype, whole genome shotgun sequence genomic region, the following are encoded:
- the STPG3 gene encoding protein STPG3, with amino-acid sequence MNFDQKAVKFLANFYINGGKHWTHGPLGQKAPALNQPKASVLLESQEPEMAWDKAWPPVAHDLPAGLRVRMGTPQDLPPACTCTLRELLLEQRPPILTDLEIPSPTKYPVPDASVRESSPHPCYTMGRKPPAHEGGGRRAWQTVWLQSENPFTQKADFNREQKWPSPTDYQPSIRPAFSSGCHCPTSKTPEGHARAPKARGPSPWAQAPLQTSLHPPGEKRPSPNTYNILPGSVLQSPRSPAFSMSRSPAFASWVSTSCTPGPATYHVEDCYNSRFPSTPGVLIQGSRRPKRHDTGPFSTL; translated from the exons ATGAATTTTGACCAGAAAGCTGTGAAATTCCTGGCAAACTTTTACATCAACGGAGGCAAACACTGGACCCATGGCCCGCTGGGGCAGAAAGCACCAGCACTCAACCA GCCCAAGGCTTCTGTGCTGTTGGAGAGCCAGGAACCCGAGATGGCCTGGGACAAGGCATGGCCCCCAGTGGCCCACGATCTCCCGGCCGGCCTTAGGGTGCGAATGGGCACCCCTCAGGACCTCCCGCCTGCCTGCACCTGCACCCTGAGGGAGCTGC TGCTGGAGCAGCGCCCCCCTATCCTGACTGACCTGGAGATCCCCAGCCCCACGAAGTACCCAGTGCCAGATGCATCTGTGCGCGAGTCCTCCCCACATCCCTGCTATACCATGGGCCGCAAGCCCCCTGCCCATG AGGGTGGTGGCCGCAGGGCCTGGCAGACCGTGTGGCTTCAGAGTGAAAACCCCTTCACACAGAAAGCTGACTTCAACCGAGAGCAAAAG TGGCCATCGCCCACTGACTACCAGCCCTCCATCCGGCCTGCCTTCAGCTCTGGCTGTCACTGCCCAACCTCCAAGACCCCTGAGGGCCATGCCCGCGCACCCAAGGCTCGGGGACCAAGCCCCTGGGCCCAGGCCCCCCTACAGACTTCTTTGCATCCCCCCGGTGAAAAGCGGCCCAGCCCCAACACCTACAACATCCTGCCCGGGTCTGTCCTGCAGAGCCCACGCTCACCCGCCTTCTCTATGAGCCGCTCGCCTGCCTTCGCCTCCTGGGTCAGCACCT CGTGCACCCCTGGCCCAGCCACCTACCACGTGGAGGACTGCTACAACTCACGCTTCCCTTCGACACCTGGAGTGCTCATCCAAGGCTCACGGAGACCCAAGCGCCATGACACGGGCCCCTTCAGCACGCTCTAG
- the FAM166A gene encoding protein FAM166A translates to MTATQKHNLFTPEPHYIPGYAGFYPQLRYQVGNTYGHTTAQLLMDPSVQKSPCSVLSPMSRPKFIEDFSKSKPPFVPCRELTQPYIPHYTGLKPYKNFEILGQFPPQGTHAQGLPGAESVSRQVPLPPGFMPYPPYPPCPPGRKGNSRDFGHSDLRLAFGEVGWRSPHPAQEVPGQYQLYHCRRDEYPPLPHQSETLDVGRFERLPQLDHPNLIQRKAISGYAGFVPRFAWVMGVNYRDGVTQAMDEFDRNQFLSRNPICALGQRLPKTHWPSNTIYSSQGLIPFYMGFIPSTQDSYALTFGNSTRKAYQKETERRGRTL, encoded by the exons ATGACAGCTACCCAGAAACACAACCTCTTCACGCCAGAACCGCACTATATCCCTGG CTATGCCGGCTTCTATCCACAGCTGCGATACCAGGTGGGGAACACCTATGGGCACACCACGGCCCAGCTGCTCATGGACCCCAGCGTGCAGAAGAGCCCCTGCTCTGTGCTGTCGCCCATGTCCAGGCCCAAGTTCATTGAGGACTTCAGCAAGTCCAAGCCACCCTTTGTTCCCTGCCGGGAATTGACCCAGCCCTACATCCCACACTACACCG GTCTCAAGCCCTACAAGAACTTTGAGATCTTGGGCCAGTTTCCACCCCAGGGCACACATGCCCAGGGGCTGCCGGGGGCAGAGAGTGTATCCAGGCAGGTGCCGCTCCCTCCAGGTTTCATGCCCTATCCCCCCTACCCACCGTGCCCACCGGGGAGGAAGGGCAACTCCAGAGACTTCGGACACTCAGATCTGAGGCTGGCCTTTGGGGAGGTGGGCTGGAGAAGCCCCCACCCTGCCCAGGAGGTCCCGGGGCAGTACCAG CTGTACCACTGCCGGAGGGATGAATACCCACCCCTGCCCCACCAGTCAGAGACACTGGACGTGGGCAGGTTTGAGAGGCTGCCTCAGCTGGACCACCCCAACCTGATCCAACGCAAGGCTATCTCAG GCTACGCTGGCTTCGTGCCCCGCTTCGCCTGGGTGATGGGCGTGAATTACCGTGATGGGGTCACACAAGCCATGGATGAGTTTGACAGGAACCAG TTCCTGTCTAGGAACCCCATCTGTGCCCTGGGCCAGAGGCTGCCCAAAACACACTGGCCCAGCAACACCATCTACAGCAGCCAAGGCCTGATTCCCTTCTACATGGGGTTTATACCAT CCACTCAAGACAGCTATGCGCTCACATTTGGCAACAGCACCCGGAAGGCCTATCAGAAGGAAACAGAGAGGCGGGGCCGCACACTATGA
- the TUBB4B gene encoding tubulin beta-4B chain, with product MREIVHLQAGQCGNQIGAKFWEVISDEHGIDPTGTYHGDSDLQLERINVYYNEATGGKYVPRAVLVDLEPGTMDSVRSGPFGQIFRPDNFVFGQSGAGNNWAKGHYTEGAELVDSVLDVVRKEAESCDCLQGFQLTHSLGGGTGSGMGTLLISKIREEYPDRIMNTFSVVPSPKVSDTVVEPYNATLSVHQLVENTDETYCIDNEALYDICFRTLKLTTPTYGDLNHLVSATMSGVTTCLRFPGQLNADLRKLAVNMVPFPRLHFFMPGFAPLTSRGSQQYRALTVPELTQQMFDAKNMMAACDPRHGRYLTVAAVFRGRMSMKEVDEQMLNVQNKNSSYFVEWIPNNVKTAVCDIPPRGLKMSATFIGNSTAIQELFKRISEQFTAMFRRKAFLHWYTGEGMDEMEFTEAESNMNDLVSEYQQYQDATAEEEGEFEEEAEEEVA from the exons atgaGGGAGATCGTGCACCTGCAGGCCGGGCAGTGCGGAAACCAGATCGGCGCCAAG TTCTGGGAGGTGATCAGCGACGAGCATGGCATCGACCCCACCGGCACCTACCACGGCGACAGCGACCTGCAGCTGGAGCGGATCAACGTGTATTACAACGAGGCCACCG GTGGCAAGTACGTGCCCCGCGCCGTGCTGGTGGACCTGGAGCCGGGCACCATGGACTCTGTGCGCTCAGGGCCCTTCGGGCAGATCTTCCGCCCCGACAACTTCGTCTTTG GTCAGAGTGGTGCTGGGAACAACTGGGCCAAAGGGCACTACACAGAAGGTGCAGAGCTGGTCGACTCGGTGCTGGACGTTGTGAGGAAGGAGGCCGAGAGCTGTGACTGCCTGCAGGGTTTCCAGCTGACCCACTCCCTGGGTGGGGGGACTGGGTCTGGGATGGGCACCCTCCTCATCAGCAAGATCCGGGAGGAATACCCTGACAGGATTATGAACACCTTCAGTGTGGTGCCCTCGCCCAAGGTGTCAGACACGGTGGTGGAGCCCTACAACGCCACCCTCTCGGTGCACCAGCTGGTGGAGAATACAGACGAGACCTATTGCATTGATAACGAAGCTCTCTACGACATCTGCTTCAGAACCCTAAAGCTGACCACGCCCACCTACGGTGATCTGAACCACCTGGTGTCAGCTACCATGAGTGGGGTCACCACCTGCCTGCGTTTCCCAGGCCAGCTCAATGCTGACCTGCGGAAGCTGGCCGTCAACATGGTGCCCTTCCCCCGCCTACACTTTTTCATGCCCGGCTTCGCCCCGCTGACCAGCCGGGGCAGCCAGCAGTACCGGGCCCTGACCGTGCCCGAGCTCACCCAGCAGATGTTTGATGCCAAGAACATGATGGCCGCTTGTGACCCCCGCCACGGCCGCTACCTAACGGTGGCCGCCGTCTTCCGGGGCCGCATGTCCATGAAGGAGGTGGACGAGCAGATGCTGAACGTGCAAAACAAGAACAGCAGCTACTTCGTGGAGTGGATCCCCAACAACGTGAAGACGGCTGTCTGCGACATCCCGCCCCGCGGCCTCAAGATGTCTGCCACCTTCATTGGTAACAGCACGGCCATCCAGGAGCTGTTCAAGCGCATCTCCGAGCAGTTCACGGCCATGTTCCGGCGCAAGGCCTTCCTGCACTGGTACACAGGCGAGGGCATGGACGAGATGGAGTTCACTGAGGCTGAGAGCAACATGAACGACCTGGTGTCCGAGTACCAGCAGTACCAGGATGCCACAGCTGAGGAGGAGGGCGAGTTTGAGGAGGAGGCCGAGGAGGAAGTGGCCTAG